One Brassica oleracea var. oleracea cultivar TO1000 chromosome C7, BOL, whole genome shotgun sequence genomic window carries:
- the LOC106305054 gene encoding glutamate receptor 1.2-like, whose product MKRFTFQNPILVSFLLVLLLLFISNCLASSQNDDVNKDSGSEYDRVPVQVPVGLVLDLGSVEGKIVRSSVSLALSDFYTVHSDYKTRLSLSVRNSHGEPLLALASGVDLLQTVGVEAIIIVGSSFLETKLLAELGEKARVPVVSLNSPISSSLSRYSHLIQATHDSSSEAKGITAFIHEFGWNSVSLVYEDEDDWRESMQLMVDHFHENEVRIRSKVGFTSSFTDELIMDRLGMVKGLGMTVFVVHSSELVATHLFQCAEKLGMGEGFAWILTAKTMNSFHGSTGDDFSREVMEGVVGFKSYIPMSKELQNFTSRWRKSLHRDEVAGLEITRLSISGVWAHDIAWALARAVEVTRMVNVSSSTLLEAIKESRFKGLSGDLQIKDKYFLSDKFEIVNLIGSGERRVGFWNSNGSFSNRRLLSSSTHNNKLQTIIWPGGSAQSPNERSTRKKLRVLVTSSNRFPRLVKVTTDPTTKIVTAEGFCIDVFKASINPFNYDVEFILWRNGSNYDKLAHALYNQRDKYDAAVGDITITSNRLKNVEFTMAFTELGLGIVAPKERSMWVFFQPLTRDLWITSAAFFVLTGVIVWLIERPVNKEFQGSWPQQIGVIFWFGFSTLVYAHREKLKHNLSRFVVTVWVFAVLILTTSYTATLTSMMTVQQIRFNSNKDFVGHLSGSIIANASLTGPRLRATNTKGLNTSQDYAEALLNKTVAFIVDELPYLNVLLGEKPAQFLMVKSQCTTNGFGFMFQKGHELVHNVSTEIAKLRTEGKLGEIEKGWFENQLPYTADDTSNPITLYRFRGLFMITGLSSAFALAVLVILWLRDGWKDLVNSVNIFISGRFVHFKILFARTIHPTLLDDHIGESAVQMAQGNRQ is encoded by the exons ATGAAGAGATTTACCTTTCAAAACCCAATTCTAGTTTCGTTTCTTCTTGTTCTGCTGCTTCTCTTCATCTCCAACTGTCTCGCTTCCAGTCAAAACGACGACGTTAATAAAGACTCCGGGTCTGAATATGACCGGGTTCCGGTTCAGGTTCCAGTCGGGTTGGTTTTGGATTTAGGTTCCGTGGAGGGAAAGATAGTGAGAAGCTCTGTTTCCTTGGCGCTTTCCGATTTTTACACCGTTCACAGTGATTACAAAACAAGACTCTCTCTCTCAGTCAGAAACTCTCACGGAGAGCCTCTCCTAGCTCTCGCTTCTGGTGTGGATCTGCTGCAAACTGTAGGAGTGGAGGCGATAATCATCGTCGGGAGTTCTTTTCTGGAAACGAAGCTTCTCGCGGAGCTTGGAGAGAAAGCTAGGGTTCCTGTGGTTTCACTTAACTCTCCGATCTCATCATCACTGAGCAGATACAGTCATTTGATCCAAGCAACACATGATTCTTCCTCCGAGGCGAAGGGGATAACAGCTTTCATCCATGAGTTTGGTTGGAACAGTGTTTCTCTTGTTTATGAAGATGAAGATGATTGGAGAGAGAGTATGCAGCTCATGGTGGACCATTTCCATGAGAACGAGGTCCGTATACGGTCCAAGGTTGGTTTTACTTCATCTTTTACTGATGAGTTAATCATGGATCGGTTAGGGATGGTGAAGGGTTTGGGGATGACTGTCTTTGTGGTGCACTCTTCTGAGCTTGTTGCAACTCATCTTTTTCAATGTGCTGAGAAGTTAGGGATGGGTGAAGGGTTTGCTTGGATCCTCACTGCCAAAACCATGAACAGCTTCCATGGGAGCACTGGCGACGATTTTTCAAGAGAGGTAATGGAAGGTGTGGTTGGCTTCAAGTCTTACATTCCAATGTCAAAAGAGCTTCAGAACTTTACTTCGAGATGGAGAAAGTCACTACACAGAGATGAAGTTGCTGGGTTGGAGATAACTCGTTTGAGCATCTCTGGCGTATGGGCTCATGATATCGCTTGGGCTCTGGCGAGAGCAGTGGAAGTTACAAGGATGGTGAATGTATCATCATCAACTCTCCTAGAGGCAATCAAAGAAAGTAGGTTTAAGGGTTTGAGTGGTGACTTGCAAATCAAGGATAAGTATTTCTTGTCAGACAAGTTTGAGATTGTGAATTTGATAGGATCAGGTGAGAGGAGAGTAGGGTTCTGGAACTCTAATGGTAGTTTCAGCAACAGAAGACTTTTATCTTCTTCTACTCATAACAACAAGCTACAGACTATAATCTGGCCAGGTGGGTCTGCTCAGAGTCCTAATGAACGCAGCACGAGAAAAAAGCTGAGGGTTTTGGTTACATCTAGCAACAGGTTCCCAAGACTGGTGAAGGTGACGACTGATCCAACAACAAAAATAGTAACTGCAGAAGGGTTTTGTATAGATGTCTTCAAAGCTTCCATTAACCCTTTCAACTATGATGTGGAGTTCATACTTTGGCGCAATGGAAGTAACTACGACAAACTTGCACATGCACTTTATAACCAG AGAGACAAGTATGATGCAGCGGTGGGAGATATTACAATCACTTCCAATAGATTGAAGAATGTTGAGTTTACAATGGCATTCACGGAACTGGGTCTAGGAATTGTAGCACCAAAGGAGAGAAGTATGTGGGTGTTCTTCCAACCTCTAACACGAGACCTTTGGATAACAAGTGCAGCTTTCTTTGTCTTGACGGGTGTTATAGTTTGGTTGATAGAAAGACCTGTGAACAAGGAGTTCCAAGGATCTTGGCCACAACAGATTGGTGTTATCTTTTGGTTTGGCTTCTCTACCCTTGTTTATGCTCACA GGGAGAAGCTAAAACACAACTTATCAAGATTTGTAGTTACGGTTTGGGTGTTCGCAGTGCTCATATTGACTACAAGCTACACTGCAACGTTAACATCAATGATGACGGTGCAACAGATCCGATTCAACTCCAATAAAGACTTCGTTGGTCACCTTTCAGGCTCAATCATTGCAAATGCCTCCCTCACCGGTCCTAGACTCCGAGCAACGAACACCAAGGGTCTCAACACTTCTCAAGATTATGCTGAAGCCTTGTTGAACAAAACTGTGGCATTTATTGTTGATGAGTTGCCATACCTCAATGTCCTCCTTGGAGAAAAGCCTGCACAGTTTCTCATGGTCAAGTCACAATGTACCACCAATGGTTTCGGCTTT ATGTTTCAGAAGGGTCATGAGCTGGTGCACAATGTGTCCACAGAGATAGCGAAGCTAAGGACAGAAGGGAAGCTAGGCGAGATAGAGAAAGGATGGTTTGAGAATCAACTTCCGTATACAGCAGATGATACATCAAATCCTATAACTCTCTACAGATTCCGCGGTTTGTTCATGATCACGGGACTTTCTTCAGCTTTTGCTCTTGCGGTACTTGTCATTCTCTGGCTCAGAGATGGATGGAAAGATCTTGTGAACTCGGTTAACATATTCATCTCGGGACGATTTGTACATTTCAAGATCCTCTTCGCAAGAACTATCCATCCCACTCTCCTTGATGACCACATTGGTGAGAGTGCGGTTCAAATGGCTCAAGGTAACAGACAATAG